A single window of Synechococcus sp. C9 DNA harbors:
- a CDS encoding transglutaminase family protein has translation MRYRIHHQLVYTYPEPVQLSPQILRLYPRCDCTQTVQAWQLTLDPPPLRRYHNIALDGSTEVQVIYNQTIRHWRIQMATEVVTHRQNPFDFLLDPWAVHLPIDYPQRLAQELHPYWEVPPDPVATTLAQELIMATDGQVLAFLSELNQTLYRECTHFIRPAGTPWPAGVTWQQRRGACRDLTVLFMAVCRAVGLAARFVSGYHEGDPDWQHRHLHAWAEVYLPGGGWRGYDPTHGLAVNDRYVALTARPQPQDTLPVTGYILTPGVNSHLEYEIKIQGLDE, from the coding sequence ATGCGTTATCGGATTCACCACCAGCTTGTTTACACCTATCCAGAGCCGGTGCAGTTGTCGCCCCAAATTCTCCGGCTGTATCCCCGCTGTGACTGTACCCAAACGGTGCAGGCATGGCAGTTGACCCTTGACCCGCCGCCCCTACGTCGTTATCACAATATCGCCCTCGATGGCAGTACCGAGGTGCAGGTGATCTACAACCAAACCATTCGCCACTGGCGGATTCAGATGGCAACGGAGGTGGTGACGCACCGGCAGAACCCGTTTGATTTTTTACTAGACCCCTGGGCGGTGCATTTACCGATTGATTATCCCCAGCGTTTGGCGCAGGAGTTGCATCCTTACTGGGAAGTTCCCCCCGACCCGGTGGCGACGACCCTGGCGCAGGAATTGATCATGGCGACGGATGGGCAAGTCCTGGCGTTTTTGAGTGAATTAAACCAAACCCTGTACCGCGAATGTACCCATTTTATCCGTCCGGCGGGTACCCCTTGGCCTGCGGGGGTGACCTGGCAACAGCGGCGGGGTGCCTGTCGGGATTTGACGGTTCTGTTTATGGCGGTTTGTCGGGCGGTGGGGTTGGCGGCTCGGTTTGTGAGTGGGTATCACGAGGGCGACCCGGATTGGCAACACCGGCATTTGCACGCTTGGGCGGAGGTGTACCTACCGGGGGGAGGCTGGCGGGGCTATGACCCAACCCACGGTTTGGCGGTGAATGACCGGTATGTGGCGTTGACGGCGCGACCCCAGCCCCAGGACACCCTGCCTGTTACGGGCTATATCCTCACGCCGGGGGTAAACAGCCATCTGGAATATGAGATCAAAATTCAGGGCTTGGATGAATAA
- a CDS encoding extracellular solute-binding protein: protein MKHHRWGWSLGLALLAGGCGFASNPTTQAPGLEIKLLFGSALKEFCEQAVPQFNQQNPKLADGTRFRISCTTLGTGDVVTQVVNLAQQWQQGQIKEDNPQFPTLISLDGDIYHSQLIARIEQLFPGKNYIPPITETPLIAFSPMVFMVPSQVADSLKNVDSVYRKILPATTFQDIDPKAPALKIFFVQTAPTRSNSGLQTLVTQFAEVSGKPPEQLTVKDVETYLPQVKTIQAKVTRYGISTGSLARDMVRYGPFWASIGSVYESAVIEANQKASPGQTRYVAIYPKATFTSNMRAILPNAPWVSPQEREAAQQVIQFMRSQPTQELAARLGLRPGVPGVGLGAQFTPANGVQPQPNYNSLRPPSPEVVAAMLRGWEQVAKKPSRVVVVVDDSGSMRGQRLAAVQQSLYTYINNLGPQDDLALIRFSSQVDPPIFIRGDAAGKQQGLAFVNSLQAKGATVLYDAVLVAQNWLRKNLRPGAINAVVVLTDGEDNGSRITLPQLEQKLRQSGLNTDERISFFTIGYGEEGEFNPQALQRIATVSGGYYKLGKPETIANVMADLQLEF from the coding sequence ATGAAACATCACCGGTGGGGTTGGAGTCTGGGGCTGGCACTGCTGGCGGGTGGGTGTGGTTTTGCGAGCAATCCGACAACCCAAGCTCCGGGATTGGAAATCAAGCTGTTATTTGGCAGTGCCCTGAAGGAATTTTGTGAGCAAGCCGTACCCCAATTCAACCAGCAAAACCCCAAATTGGCTGATGGCACCCGTTTCCGAATTAGTTGTACCACTCTTGGCACTGGCGATGTGGTTACCCAGGTGGTGAATCTCGCCCAACAGTGGCAACAGGGACAAATTAAGGAAGATAACCCCCAATTCCCTACGTTAATTTCTTTGGATGGGGATATTTACCACAGTCAGTTAATTGCCCGTATCGAACAGTTATTTCCCGGTAAAAATTATATCCCTCCCATCACTGAAACGCCCCTGATTGCCTTTAGCCCGATGGTGTTTATGGTGCCAAGCCAGGTGGCGGATAGTTTGAAAAATGTGGATTCGGTTTATCGCAAAATTCTGCCTGCTACCACCTTTCAAGACATTGACCCCAAAGCCCCCGCCCTGAAAATTTTCTTTGTCCAGACCGCCCCCACCCGTTCCAATTCCGGGCTACAAACCCTGGTGACCCAATTTGCGGAAGTCTCCGGCAAACCCCCGGAACAACTGACCGTGAAAGACGTAGAAACCTATCTTCCCCAGGTGAAAACCATCCAGGCGAAAGTGACCCGCTACGGCATTTCCACCGGCAGTTTGGCACGGGACATGGTCAGATACGGACCCTTTTGGGCATCCATCGGCTCGGTCTATGAATCGGCGGTGATTGAGGCGAACCAAAAAGCCAGCCCCGGTCAGACCCGCTACGTCGCCATTTACCCCAAAGCCACGTTTACCTCTAATATGCGTGCCATCCTGCCCAACGCCCCCTGGGTCAGCCCCCAGGAACGGGAAGCCGCCCAGCAGGTGATCCAGTTTATGCGCTCTCAACCGACCCAGGAGTTGGCGGCTCGCTTAGGACTGCGCCCTGGTGTCCCCGGTGTTGGCTTGGGTGCCCAATTTACCCCTGCCAACGGTGTACAGCCCCAACCCAACTACAATTCCCTGCGCCCCCCCAGCCCAGAAGTGGTAGCCGCCATGTTGCGTGGTTGGGAACAGGTGGCGAAAAAGCCCTCCCGGGTGGTGGTGGTGGTGGATGATTCGGGATCAATGCGGGGGCAAAGGCTGGCTGCCGTACAACAGTCCCTTTACACCTACATTAATAATCTTGGCCCCCAGGACGACCTCGCTTTGATTCGCTTTAGCTCCCAGGTGGATCCCCCCATCTTCATCCGCGGGGATGCCGCCGGGAAACAGCAGGGTTTGGCTTTTGTGAACAGTCTGCAGGCAAAGGGAGCTACGGTACTCTACGATGCCGTGTTGGTTGCCCAGAACTGGTTACGCAAAAATCTCCGCCCTGGTGCCATCAATGCGGTGGTGGTATTGACCGACGGGGAAGACAACGGCTCCCGCATCACCCTGCCCCAACTGGAACAGAAACTGCGCCAAAGTGGACTGAATACGGATGAACGCATCAGCTTTTTCACCATCGGTTACGGCGAAGAAGGAGAGTTTAATCCCCAAGCGTTGCAACGCATTGCCACAGTCAGTGGCGGGTATTACAAACTGGGGAAACCGGAAACCATTGCCAATGTGATGGCTGACTTACAGTTAGAGTTTTAG